In a single window of the bacterium genome:
- a CDS encoding nuclear transport factor 2 family protein has translation MRKIALTLIIFAIGAIFTMNGYAATPEEAAKQIAETELAFAKMASDTTMTLAFLEYLHDEAVVFRPETVNGKLWYASRPPNTAQLSWWPIYVLASKSGDMGLSTGPYEFRTENSDTVPVYHGHFVSIWKRQPDGKFKVMADLGNSHDKPETKVTTLTIGNSVTAAAPKKSGLAIPASNETLAQAESLYSAMSSTEGAVASFAKFFADDARIYRDGDFPFVGKAAAASVYKDAELMMSLKTNFVSTSEGDDFGYAYGIAKQWDKKSTIAPVTALSYHRVWRRGDDGHWKIALDIALPITN, from the coding sequence ATGAGAAAGATCGCACTCACGCTGATAATATTCGCAATCGGAGCAATATTCACTATGAACGGTTATGCCGCGACACCAGAAGAAGCTGCCAAACAGATCGCCGAGACGGAATTGGCATTTGCCAAGATGGCGTCGGATACAACGATGACACTGGCGTTTCTGGAATATCTTCACGATGAAGCTGTCGTATTTCGTCCAGAAACCGTGAACGGCAAACTTTGGTATGCCAGCCGACCGCCGAATACGGCGCAACTGAGTTGGTGGCCAATCTATGTACTTGCTTCAAAGTCCGGGGATATGGGTCTATCGACCGGGCCGTACGAGTTTCGGACAGAGAATTCGGACACGGTGCCGGTTTATCACGGGCATTTCGTATCGATCTGGAAAAGGCAGCCCGACGGCAAATTCAAAGTCATGGCGGATTTGGGCAACAGCCACGACAAGCCTGAAACGAAGGTGACAACTCTGACTATCGGAAATTCCGTAACAGCGGCGGCACCGAAGAAATCGGGTCTGGCGATTCCGGCTTCAAATGAGACACTTGCGCAGGCGGAGTCGCTGTATTCGGCGATGTCTTCGACGGAAGGCGCGGTGGCGAGTTTTGCGAAGTTTTTTGCCGATGATGCGAGAATTTATCGCGATGGCGATTTTCCGTTTGTCGGCAAGGCGGCTGCAGCATCGGTATACAAGGATGCTGAACTGATGATGTCATTGAAGACGAACTTCGTCAGTACTTCCGAGGGTGATGATTTCGGCTATGCTTACGGAATCGCCAAGCAGTGGGACAAGAAAAGCACCATAGCGCCGGTCACTGCGCTGAGTTACCATCGTGTATGGCGTCGCGGCGACGACGGTCACTGGAAGATCGCGTTGGACATTGCGTTACCGATTACAAATTGA
- a CDS encoding MFS transporter, with amino-acid sequence MKREKLLLFTLAAINFTHIVDFMIMMPLGPQLMRLFDISPQQFSALVSTYTFSAGVSSFIGAFVLDRFDRKKALMIAYTGFVIGTFACALAPNYQLLLSARIVTGAFGGVISALILSIIGDVIPEFRRATAIGIVMGAFSVASVVGVPFGLFMANQYSWHAPFIFLGILSSVILGLIVASMPKLQGHMNSDVAHPSPFRILANLAQNSNQLSALCFTIMLVMGHFSIIPFLSPYMVANVGFSESDLTYIYLIGGAVTIFTSPAIGRLADRIGKPRVFMTFALLTLIPVFALTNLPKTALPLALLVTTIFFVTSSGRWVPATTMITSTVTPQSRGSFMSINSSVQQITAGIAATIAGVIVTKDASGALVNYQYVGYLAIVVSLLGILVSRRLRAIS; translated from the coding sequence ATGAAGCGAGAGAAACTACTGCTATTCACGCTTGCGGCGATCAATTTCACGCATATCGTCGATTTCATGATAATGATGCCGCTCGGTCCGCAGCTGATGCGACTGTTTGACATTTCCCCGCAGCAATTTTCTGCCTTGGTATCGACCTATACGTTCAGCGCCGGTGTATCGAGTTTTATCGGGGCATTTGTGCTTGACCGGTTTGACCGCAAGAAGGCGCTGATGATCGCTTACACCGGTTTTGTGATCGGGACATTTGCCTGCGCGCTGGCGCCTAACTATCAGTTGCTGCTTTCAGCGCGAATCGTGACGGGCGCATTTGGCGGAGTGATTTCGGCGCTGATACTATCGATCATTGGCGACGTGATTCCGGAATTTCGGCGGGCAACGGCTATCGGCATTGTGATGGGAGCATTTTCGGTTGCATCAGTAGTAGGCGTGCCATTCGGTTTGTTCATGGCGAACCAGTATTCGTGGCATGCACCGTTCATATTCCTTGGCATCTTGAGTTCGGTGATATTGGGATTGATAGTTGCGTCGATGCCGAAGCTACAAGGGCATATGAACAGCGATGTAGCGCACCCGAGTCCGTTCAGGATACTGGCGAACCTGGCGCAGAACAGCAATCAGCTGTCGGCGCTATGTTTTACAATCATGTTGGTGATGGGACATTTTTCGATTATTCCGTTTCTAAGTCCTTATATGGTAGCGAACGTCGGTTTCAGCGAGTCGGATTTGACGTACATATACCTGATTGGCGGAGCCGTGACGATATTCACTTCGCCAGCAATCGGCAGACTCGCCGATAGAATCGGCAAGCCTCGCGTGTTCATGACGTTTGCGCTATTGACTCTGATACCGGTGTTCGCTCTAACGAATCTTCCAAAGACCGCGCTGCCATTGGCTCTCTTGGTAACGACGATATTCTTCGTGACCTCCAGCGGGCGCTGGGTACCGGCGACTACGATGATAACTTCGACGGTTACGCCGCAGAGCCGAGGCAGTTTCATGAGCATAAACTCGTCGGTCCAGCAAATCACGGCGGGTATTGCAGCCACGATTGCCGGTGTGATCGTAACGAAGGACGCTTCCGGAGCATTGGTGAATTACCAGTATGTTGGATATCTGGCGATTGTGGTGTCGTTGCTGGGGATTTTGGTATCGCGGCGGTTGCGGGCGATTAGTTGA
- a CDS encoding ABC transporter permease translates to MRAIINLAIKDLRLLVRDKMGLFWVIVFPLLMALFFGSIFSSSGGGARSLRIATVQEHVSPLGKIFYDELAKSEALQVTPLPRDSARMLVTRGTLVAYVEFIGGGDNAFSMFADNDNSIQVGIDPARRAEAGYLNGLISQAYYKLMQSSMMDSQAWRNSIKQEHAKLDTTAGVEGSTKGILGDLYSTLDTFLVTLNTLDSATADSGGTSSAGFGQIKIDFKDVALQSIKPRSSFEITFPQSLQWALIGCAAAFALSIVVERTRGTFMRLRLAPISRFQILAGKGLACFIASSLTCFTLLAIGILIFKVNVGSPIGLLAAVFSAAFCFVGLMMMMSVLGKTEASVSGTGWGLFMVFSMTGGGMVPLMMMPPWMATMSNFSPVKWSILAPEGAIWRGFGFMEMLQPVGILLAIGVVGFTIGVAILQRSDG, encoded by the coding sequence ATGCGAGCAATCATCAATCTTGCCATAAAAGATCTGCGCCTGTTGGTTCGCGACAAAATGGGATTGTTCTGGGTCATCGTGTTCCCGCTTCTGATGGCGCTTTTCTTCGGCTCAATCTTCTCTTCCAGCGGTGGCGGTGCTCGCTCTTTGCGAATCGCAACTGTGCAGGAGCACGTCAGTCCGTTAGGGAAGATCTTCTACGACGAACTCGCGAAGTCCGAAGCCCTTCAAGTAACTCCGTTGCCACGCGACAGCGCACGCATGCTTGTTACTCGTGGCACATTGGTAGCCTACGTCGAATTTATTGGCGGAGGCGACAATGCCTTCAGCATGTTCGCCGATAACGATAACTCAATCCAAGTCGGTATCGATCCCGCCCGACGCGCTGAAGCTGGCTATCTTAATGGGTTGATTAGTCAGGCATATTACAAACTGATGCAATCATCTATGATGGATTCACAAGCATGGCGGAATTCAATCAAACAAGAACATGCCAAACTCGACACCACAGCCGGAGTCGAAGGCTCTACCAAGGGCATACTCGGCGATCTCTATTCTACGCTTGATACGTTCCTGGTTACTCTCAATACACTCGACTCGGCAACCGCTGACAGCGGCGGCACATCATCGGCAGGATTCGGTCAGATCAAGATCGACTTCAAGGACGTTGCATTGCAAAGCATCAAACCTCGCTCATCGTTCGAAATCACCTTCCCGCAATCCCTGCAGTGGGCGCTGATCGGCTGCGCGGCAGCATTCGCGCTTTCAATCGTCGTCGAACGCACTCGCGGCACGTTTATGCGTTTGCGTCTGGCGCCGATTTCGCGATTCCAAATTCTCGCCGGCAAGGGACTCGCCTGCTTTATCGCCAGCTCACTCACTTGCTTCACGCTGCTCGCAATCGGAATTCTCATCTTCAAAGTCAACGTCGGCTCTCCGATTGGTTTGCTTGCTGCAGTTTTCAGCGCAGCATTTTGCTTCGTTGGATTAATGATGATGATGAGTGTGCTCGGCAAGACTGAAGCGTCCGTCTCCGGCACCGGCTGGGGACTGTTTATGGTCTTCTCAATGACCGGTGGCGGAATGGTACCGCTGATGATGATGCCTCCGTGGATGGCCACCATGAGCAACTTCAGCCCGGTCAAGTGGAGTATCCTTGCCCCCGAAGGCGCAATCTGGCGCGGATTTGGCTTTATGGAAATGCTCCAGCCTGTGGGAATCTTGCTCGCAATCGGCGTTGTTGGATTCACAATCGGAGTCGCCATCCTGCAGCGCAGCGACGGCTAA
- a CDS encoding ABC transporter ATP-binding protein translates to MISVNNVTKRFGQITAVDNVSLEVKKGEIFGLLGPNGAGKSTAINMMVGAIAPDSGSITLENLGNPRQPSARNHIGAAPQALAIYEELTAEENLRFFGSMYGLRGANLKSRVEWSLELSGLLDRRKDIVSKYSGGMKRRLNIVCGLVHDPQIVFLDEPTVGVDPQSRNAIFDQIEMLKKLGRTVIYTTHYMEEAQRLCDRVAIIDHGKILDIDTVKNLLARHGGEAVVIAQMESPPAETIKLPGVRDGLTLRFESNQPFADVLALQAQGVSFSELHIERPDLESVFLNLTGRRLRD, encoded by the coding sequence ATGATCTCAGTCAACAATGTGACAAAACGCTTCGGGCAAATCACTGCCGTCGATAACGTCTCCCTTGAAGTCAAGAAAGGCGAGATCTTCGGCTTGCTCGGCCCTAACGGTGCCGGCAAGTCTACGGCTATCAATATGATGGTTGGTGCAATTGCCCCCGACTCAGGCAGTATCACACTCGAGAATCTTGGCAATCCCCGGCAACCGTCGGCGCGCAATCACATCGGCGCCGCACCGCAAGCGTTGGCGATCTATGAAGAACTTACCGCCGAGGAAAATCTCCGCTTCTTTGGCAGTATGTATGGACTGCGCGGAGCGAATCTGAAATCGCGTGTCGAATGGTCGCTCGAACTTTCCGGCTTGCTCGATCGCCGCAAAGATATCGTCTCCAAATACTCCGGCGGAATGAAACGCCGCCTCAACATCGTCTGCGGCTTGGTTCATGACCCGCAAATTGTCTTCCTCGACGAACCGACTGTCGGCGTGGATCCGCAATCGCGCAACGCAATTTTCGATCAAATCGAGATGCTCAAGAAACTTGGCCGCACGGTCATCTATACAACCCACTACATGGAAGAAGCTCAGCGCCTGTGCGACCGCGTCGCCATCATCGATCACGGCAAAATTCTCGACATCGACACAGTCAAGAATCTCCTTGCCCGGCACGGCGGTGAAGCCGTTGTCATCGCACAGATGGAATCACCTCCAGCGGAAACAATCAAACTCCCCGGTGTTCGCGACGGCTTGACTTTACGCTTCGAATCTAACCAACCATTCGCAGATGTGCTCGCGCTTCAAGCGCAAGGCGTCTCTTTCTCGGAATTGCACATCGAACGCCCCGATCTGGAGAGTGTCTTCCTTAACCTCACGGGACGAAGGTTACGCGACTAA
- a CDS encoding Cache 3/Cache 2 fusion domain-containing protein has translation MTDALTILLARRRLRRLGINRAQVSYEELKFTDKILGRRIRKGRSAMRIKLNIMGKVMLLTSTLLVAAIAINVFISSRQNAKYLTEAAKTDIARLASVATQLCELQALNAGDKVKSDLNMARLALNNIGGRDVTLRDGRLLLNGREFNDDTKFVDDITQRTGSFCTIFMKDGSRAVRIATSVKDKTGKRAVGTPLSDKVYDEVFKNGRTFVGRAVVVDDWYVTAYEPIRDNSGTIVGALFCGTKEQSPLLRSALLGQKIGQTGYAYAIDTKGVLKIHPAKEGADISNYAFIQEMMKKGPELGENEVGWIVYPWVNKELGDTKERDKIVAYTYFKEWEWIIGVGSYLDEFTAPISQSRNFLLIVGGVILAVGLFLTFTFSRSISRPIQRLAKVAGQIAGGNIDVKIDTTSTDEIGTLARSFDQLTDYIKYMATAAQNIAAKNLTVEVEPRSDKDILGHAFKSMVANLRGMVTELGDNASQLVSAATEIASSSEEMARGAQQQTDQTAQVSSAVEEMSATIMETTKNAGEAADTAKQAATAAREGAIIVSQTMSGMNRIAEVVQKSASTIQDLAKSSDKIGEIIGVIDDIADQTNLLALNAAIEAARAGDQGRGFAVVADEVRKLAERTTKATKEITDMIRGIQTDTVGAVTSMQEGISEVDSGRQLADKAGESLNAILEFAQRVQEMVGQMARASEEQSSASTQIAINIESIANVTKDNAGGVEQAAAAAEQLSRQAEGLSAMVSRFKLTGGNTTAIALAKNDHIGYMETLRKTIDGKVAISTWKGVDDHHCRFGKWYYSVDAAEFTDMTEFRAIAEPHKRVHQFGNQAVSAFKNGDKAGAKEAYSRAVTASHDVIAAVEKLLAITTSRAISKS, from the coding sequence ATGACTGACGCCCTCACTATTTTGCTTGCACGTCGCCGCTTGCGCCGGTTGGGAATCAACCGCGCACAGGTATCGTATGAAGAATTGAAATTCACGGATAAAATACTTGGACGCCGAATCCGAAAGGGCAGAAGTGCTATGCGAATCAAACTGAACATCATGGGCAAGGTGATGCTGCTTACGAGTACTCTCTTGGTTGCTGCTATTGCAATCAACGTCTTTATCTCGAGCCGGCAGAATGCGAAGTATCTTACCGAAGCCGCCAAAACCGACATTGCGAGATTGGCGTCGGTCGCAACCCAACTATGCGAGCTCCAGGCCCTCAATGCTGGCGACAAAGTCAAATCAGATCTGAACATGGCACGACTTGCCCTGAACAATATCGGTGGCCGTGATGTTACCCTGCGCGATGGCCGTCTGTTGCTCAATGGCCGCGAATTTAACGACGACACCAAGTTCGTCGATGACATCACTCAACGCACCGGATCATTCTGCACTATCTTCATGAAAGATGGCAGCCGCGCCGTTCGCATCGCCACCAGCGTCAAAGACAAAACAGGAAAACGCGCTGTCGGTACTCCGCTGTCCGACAAGGTCTATGACGAAGTGTTTAAAAACGGACGTACCTTCGTGGGCCGTGCTGTCGTCGTCGACGATTGGTATGTGACTGCCTACGAACCGATCCGCGACAACTCCGGCACCATTGTTGGTGCACTATTCTGCGGCACCAAAGAGCAATCACCGCTGCTTCGTTCCGCTCTGCTCGGCCAAAAAATCGGTCAAACCGGCTATGCCTATGCCATTGACACCAAAGGTGTTCTCAAAATCCATCCTGCCAAAGAAGGCGCCGATATCAGCAACTATGCATTCATTCAGGAGATGATGAAGAAAGGCCCTGAACTTGGCGAAAATGAAGTCGGTTGGATCGTCTATCCTTGGGTAAACAAGGAACTGGGCGATACCAAAGAACGCGACAAAATCGTGGCTTATACCTATTTCAAGGAATGGGAATGGATCATCGGCGTCGGCAGCTACCTCGATGAATTCACTGCGCCGATCAGTCAGAGCAGAAATTTCTTGCTCATTGTTGGCGGAGTCATTCTCGCAGTCGGCTTGTTTCTCACCTTCACTTTCTCGCGGTCAATCAGCCGCCCCATACAACGACTCGCTAAAGTCGCCGGACAAATTGCCGGCGGAAACATCGATGTTAAGATAGATACGACCTCTACAGATGAAATCGGCACTCTCGCCCGATCCTTCGACCAATTGACCGATTACATCAAATACATGGCGACTGCCGCGCAGAATATTGCCGCCAAGAATCTCACCGTTGAGGTCGAGCCGCGTTCCGACAAGGACATTCTCGGGCATGCGTTCAAGAGCATGGTTGCCAATCTCCGTGGAATGGTAACCGAACTCGGCGACAACGCCTCCCAACTTGTCAGCGCTGCTACTGAAATCGCGTCCTCCTCCGAAGAAATGGCGCGCGGTGCGCAACAACAGACCGATCAAACCGCGCAAGTCTCCAGCGCCGTCGAAGAGATGTCGGCGACAATCATGGAGACCACCAAGAACGCCGGTGAAGCTGCTGACACCGCCAAGCAAGCTGCAACTGCAGCCCGCGAAGGCGCCATCATTGTCTCGCAGACTATGTCCGGTATGAATCGCATCGCCGAAGTCGTCCAGAAATCCGCCAGTACCATCCAGGACCTCGCAAAGTCCTCCGACAAGATTGGCGAAATCATCGGCGTGATCGACGACATCGCCGACCAAACAAATCTACTCGCTCTTAACGCCGCTATCGAAGCCGCTCGTGCCGGTGATCAGGGACGCGGATTTGCAGTAGTCGCTGATGAAGTTCGCAAACTTGCAGAGCGCACCACCAAGGCTACCAAAGAAATCACTGACATGATTCGCGGTATTCAAACCGACACCGTTGGCGCCGTAACTTCGATGCAGGAAGGTATCAGCGAAGTCGACAGCGGCCGCCAACTCGCCGACAAAGCCGGCGAAAGTCTCAACGCCATCCTCGAATTTGCTCAACGTGTTCAAGAGATGGTCGGACAAATGGCAAGAGCTTCCGAAGAGCAATCTTCCGCTTCAACCCAGATCGCCATCAACATCGAGTCGATTGCCAACGTGACCAAAGACAATGCCGGTGGAGTCGAACAAGCCGCCGCCGCCGCTGAACAACTCAGCCGACAGGCGGAAGGTCTGAGCGCAATGGTCAGTCGCTTTAAGCTCACTGGTGGCAACACGACCGCTATAGCCCTTGCAAAGAATGACCACATCGGCTACATGGAAACCCTCCGCAAGACCATAGACGGCAAGGTCGCCATTTCCACCTGGAAGGGCGTCGACGATCACCACTGCCGATTCGGCAAATGGTACTATTCTGTCGATGCCGCCGAATTCACCGACATGACGGAATTTCGCGCAATCGCCGAACCTCATAAACGTGTGCACCAGTTTGGCAATCAAGCCGTCTCTGCGTTCAAAAACGGTGACAAAGCTGGTGCGAAAGAGGCGTATTCTCGCGCAGTGACCGCCTCCCACGATGTCATCGCTGCCGTCGAAAAGCTGCTCGCAATCACTACGTCGCGAGCAATTTCCAAATCCTAA
- a CDS encoding chemotaxis protein CheW: MENKDTKVARKQSDEILQLVSFQIGSEEFGVDILKVQEINRMVDITKVPRSPEFVEGIINLRGKVIPIIDLRKRFNMELSAHDKNTRIVVVDIEGQTMGMVVDSVSEVLRIPASTLEPTPDVVTSVESEYIRGVAKLENRLLIHLDLSKILSGEERHVLADL, from the coding sequence ATGGAAAACAAAGATACAAAAGTCGCGCGGAAGCAGTCGGATGAAATCCTGCAACTGGTGAGTTTCCAGATCGGATCTGAAGAGTTCGGTGTGGACATTCTCAAAGTGCAAGAAATCAACCGCATGGTGGACATCACCAAAGTTCCGCGCTCACCCGAGTTTGTCGAGGGCATCATCAACCTGCGCGGCAAGGTGATCCCGATCATCGACCTGCGCAAACGTTTCAACATGGAACTGAGCGCTCACGACAAGAACACCCGCATTGTCGTCGTCGACATCGAAGGCCAAACGATGGGTATGGTCGTAGACTCCGTTTCCGAAGTCTTGCGCATTCCCGCATCGACACTCGAACCAACCCCTGATGTAGTTACCTCGGTCGAATCCGAATATATCCGTGGCGTCGCCAAGTTGGAAAATCGTCTCTTGATTCATCTGGACCTCTCAAAGATCCTCTCAGGTGAAGAAAGACATGTTTTAGCCGATTTATAG
- a CDS encoding HAMP domain-containing protein → MAESQAINREFRAKLDDIATGQSKKMASDIGTATTMSMVFAFAAVLIAGFVAYFIARGLSLPLKQIANIAGEIAIGDIQHNIDIRQKDEVGALADSFRALIDYMKNLAGAATQIAANNLTVQVEPKSEKDALGVAFKTMTNNLSSMIKELTDNATQLVSASTEIASSSEQMARGSSEQTSQTAQVSSAVEEMTATIVESSKNAGEASGMAREAASAATEGTKVVSQTIEGMNKIAKVVQDSANTIQALSKSSDQIGEIIGVIDDIADQTNLLALNAAIEAARAGEQGRGFAVVADEVRKLAERTTKATKEITDMIKGIQSDTKGAVVSMEQGIHEVDGGRQLADRAGESLNAILGFSQRVQDMIQQIASAAEQQSAASEQIARNVESIANVTKENAAGIEQSASAAEQLNRQAEGLQSMVSKFQVRK, encoded by the coding sequence TTGGCCGAAAGTCAGGCAATCAATCGCGAATTCCGGGCAAAACTCGATGACATCGCCACCGGCCAGTCCAAGAAAATGGCATCCGACATCGGCACCGCAACAACGATGTCAATGGTATTTGCATTCGCTGCTGTTTTGATTGCCGGGTTTGTAGCCTACTTCATCGCTCGCGGCTTGTCGCTGCCACTTAAACAAATTGCCAATATCGCCGGCGAAATCGCTATCGGTGACATTCAACACAACATCGATATCAGACAAAAAGACGAAGTCGGCGCGCTTGCCGATTCCTTCCGTGCCCTGATTGACTACATGAAGAATCTTGCCGGCGCCGCGACTCAGATCGCCGCAAACAACCTTACCGTGCAAGTCGAACCGAAATCCGAAAAGGACGCTCTCGGCGTCGCCTTCAAAACGATGACCAACAATCTCTCGAGCATGATCAAGGAACTCACCGACAACGCTACTCAACTTGTCAGTGCATCAACCGAGATTGCTTCATCTTCAGAGCAAATGGCTCGCGGCTCCTCGGAGCAGACCAGCCAGACTGCTCAAGTCTCCAGTGCCGTCGAAGAGATGACCGCGACAATCGTCGAGTCGTCGAAGAACGCCGGTGAAGCTTCCGGTATGGCGCGCGAAGCCGCCAGTGCCGCTACCGAAGGCACCAAGGTCGTCTCGCAAACCATCGAAGGCATGAACAAGATCGCCAAGGTAGTGCAAGACTCAGCCAATACCATTCAGGCATTGTCGAAGTCATCCGACCAGATTGGCGAAATCATCGGCGTAATCGATGACATCGCCGATCAGACCAACTTGCTGGCATTGAATGCGGCTATCGAAGCTGCTCGCGCCGGTGAACAGGGACGTGGCTTTGCCGTTGTCGCTGACGAAGTTCGCAAACTCGCTGAACGTACAACCAAAGCGACCAAAGAGATCACTGACATGATCAAGGGAATCCAGTCAGATACCAAGGGCGCCGTCGTTTCAATGGAGCAAGGTATTCACGAGGTCGATGGTGGTCGTCAATTGGCCGACAGAGCCGGCGAAAGCCTTAACGCGATTCTTGGTTTCTCCCAGCGCGTGCAGGATATGATCCAGCAAATCGCGTCAGCAGCCGAACAGCAGTCGGCAGCTTCCGAACAGATCGCCCGCAATGTCGAATCGATCGCAAATGTGACCAAGGAAAACGCCGCCGGTATCGAGCAGTCAGCGTCAGCCGCCGAGCAATTGAATCGCCAGGCCGAAGGTCTGCAATCCATGGTCAGCAAGTTCCAGGTCAGAAAGTAA
- a CDS encoding MCP four helix bundle domain-containing protein, which translates to MSWKDIQIGKKLYIGFGIVIVLTIIVGYVGFSGLNTVERRAGNVNFAEHYKIQCKKRLRSVATSL; encoded by the coding sequence ATGAGTTGGAAAGACATCCAAATCGGCAAGAAACTCTACATCGGCTTTGGAATCGTCATTGTCTTGACGATCATTGTCGGTTACGTCGGCTTTAGCGGTCTTAACACCGTCGAACGTCGCGCAGGCAATGTCAACTTTGCTGAGCATTACAAAATTCAATGCAAGAAACGGCTTCGATCCGTCGCGACTTCACTATGA
- a CDS encoding HAMP domain-containing protein — MNILKRLSVKSKLVLLLMVFVTGFTAFGVTSFMLTREMQVNGPVYSEIVAGKDLIADILPPPEYIIESYLVVHQLAKASETTKIRDLENRLEQLQTDFDTRHEFWVDLLPQGELKRKLVETSYRPATDFYDLVEKDPAVRRGDLREANRLVDGQLTTLYDEHRTAIDKVVQLANQQNSNTEKLAGEKILSGTIILLSITLATLLAVSFLGIWITHQIVRPVRALNKVADEVAMGDVNVKIDVDSNDEIGKLAESFRNLVNYLKGLADAATQIAANNLTVQVEPKSDKDALGVAFKTMTHNLSNMIKELTDNATQLVSASTEIASSSEQMARGSSEQTNQTAQVSSAVEEMTASSRHRWRRLPPHRGGRRCGN; from the coding sequence ATGAACATTCTGAAGAGGTTAAGTGTCAAGAGTAAGCTGGTTCTGCTACTTATGGTATTCGTGACTGGCTTCACAGCCTTTGGTGTGACCTCTTTCATGCTAACAAGAGAAATGCAGGTAAACGGCCCGGTATACAGTGAGATCGTTGCAGGAAAGGATCTTATCGCCGACATTCTCCCTCCACCCGAGTATATCATCGAATCGTATCTGGTTGTTCACCAATTGGCGAAAGCCTCGGAAACGACTAAGATCAGGGATCTTGAGAATCGCCTTGAACAGCTCCAGACAGACTTTGATACTCGTCATGAGTTTTGGGTGGACCTGCTTCCGCAGGGGGAATTGAAAAGAAAGCTGGTCGAGACTTCGTATCGACCGGCGACAGATTTCTATGATTTAGTTGAGAAGGACCCTGCCGTACGGCGTGGCGATCTGCGCGAAGCCAACAGATTGGTCGACGGACAACTGACCACACTCTATGACGAACATCGCACTGCAATTGACAAAGTCGTGCAGTTGGCGAATCAACAAAACTCCAATACGGAGAAGCTGGCAGGTGAAAAGATTCTCTCGGGCACAATCATCTTACTCTCAATCACTCTTGCCACTCTACTGGCAGTTTCATTTCTGGGAATCTGGATTACACACCAGATCGTAAGACCTGTTCGCGCGCTCAACAAGGTCGCCGATGAAGTCGCAATGGGCGATGTCAACGTCAAGATCGATGTCGATTCAAACGACGAGATCGGAAAGTTGGCTGAATCGTTCCGTAATTTAGTCAACTACCTGAAAGGTCTTGCCGATGCTGCCACGCAGATTGCTGCCAACAATCTAACCGTGCAAGTCGAGCCGAAGTCTGACAAGGACGCTCTCGGCGTCGCTTTCAAAACCATGACCCACAATCTATCCAACATGATCAAGGAGCTCACCGACAACGCAACTCAGCTTGTCAGTGCATCAACCGAGATTGCCTCATCATCAGAGCAAATGGCCCGCGGCTCTTCAGAGCAAACCAACCAAACTGCGCAAGTCTCCAGTGCTGTCGAAGAAATGACCGCCTCGTCGCGTCATCGGTGGCGTCGACTACCGCCGCATCGAGGGGGCCGCCGGTGCGGCAATTGA
- a CDS encoding chemotaxis protein CheW: protein MEDNETKVARRQSDEILQLVSFQIGTEEFGVDILKVQEINRMVDITKVPRSPEFVEGIINLRGKVIPIIDLRKRFNMELSAHDKNTRIVVVDIEGQTMGMVVDSVSEVLRIPASTIEPTPDVVTSVESEYIRGVAKLDNRLLIHLDLSRILSGEERHVLTEL from the coding sequence ATGGAAGATAATGAAACCAAAGTCGCGCGGAGACAGTCGGACGAAATCCTGCAACTCGTGAGTTTCCAGATCGGAACTGAAGAGTTCGGTGTGGACATTCTCAAAGTGCAAGAAATCAACCGCATGGTGGATATCACCAAGGTCCCGCGTTCGCCGGAGTTTGTCGAGGGCATCATCAATTTGCGCGGAAAGGTGATCCCAATCATTGACCTGCGCAAAAGATTCAATATGGAACTGAGCGCCCACGACAAAAATACCCGCATTGTCGTCGTCGACATTGAAGGCCAAACGATGGGTATGGTCGTAGACTCCGTTTCCGAAGTCCTGCGCATTCCCGCCTCGACAATCGAACCGACGCCAGACGTTGTAACCTCGGTCGAATCCGAATACATCCGTGGCGTCGCTAAGCTCGACAATCGCCTGTTAATCCATCTGGACCTCTCCAGAATCTTATCCGGCGAAGAAAGGCACGTGCTTACTGAATTGTAA